One segment of Natronosalvus halobius DNA contains the following:
- a CDS encoding MOSC domain-containing protein, translating to MAHLERLSVYPIKSLDPVSVDAAQVGANGALEWDRRYAIVDESDAYVNGKRERAVHRLHTEYDLERKTVAIGERGGKTRTYHLDVDRDSLESWLTDFFGYPVQVVCDDEGGFPDDTDASGPTVISTGTLEAVADWYEGIDVDEMRRRLRANLEINADEAFWEDRLYDRPGRAVSFDLGDVTLLGINPCQRCVVPTRDPDTGEDTPGFRGTFVERREATLPSWAGSDWFDHYFRLMVNTTVPDDQWETTLSVGDDVRLGESTRVASS from the coding sequence ATGGCACACCTCGAGCGGCTCTCCGTCTACCCGATCAAGTCACTCGATCCCGTTTCCGTGGACGCGGCCCAGGTTGGTGCAAACGGAGCGCTCGAGTGGGACCGACGGTACGCGATCGTCGACGAGTCCGACGCGTACGTCAACGGAAAGCGTGAGCGCGCAGTCCACCGGTTGCACACGGAGTACGACCTCGAGCGGAAGACGGTCGCGATCGGTGAACGAGGCGGAAAGACGAGGACCTACCACCTCGATGTCGACCGGGATTCCCTCGAGTCGTGGCTTACGGACTTCTTCGGCTACCCCGTCCAGGTCGTCTGTGACGACGAAGGCGGGTTCCCGGACGACACCGACGCCTCCGGGCCGACGGTCATCAGCACGGGGACGCTCGAGGCCGTCGCCGACTGGTACGAGGGTATCGACGTCGACGAGATGCGACGACGGCTGCGGGCGAACCTCGAGATTAACGCCGACGAGGCGTTCTGGGAGGACCGCCTGTACGATCGACCGGGCCGAGCGGTATCGTTCGACCTCGGCGACGTGACGCTTCTGGGAATCAACCCCTGCCAGCGCTGTGTCGTGCCAACGCGTGATCCGGACACGGGTGAGGACACCCCTGGCTTTCGCGGGACGTTCGTCGAACGCCGGGAAGCGACGCTCCCGTCGTGGGCCGGGTCGGACTGGTTCGACCACTACTTCCGGCTCATGGTCAATACGACGGTTCCCGACGACCAGTGGGAGACCACTCTCTCGGTCGGCGACGACGTACGCCTCGGCGAGTCGACTCGAGTCGCCAGTTCGTAG
- a CDS encoding thiamine pyrophosphate-binding protein yields the protein MDDTHSTQTTADRVVDTLEALEVEYVFGYPGGRLIEVFETIGHRDTDVTVVRPRDEREASVMAEAYGRMTGSPAVLAGQGPWIGSLGAIGQMEARLGSSPMVVLTEASERGDYSTLAPYQQSRGDYGGLSLPKILDGVTKEWWFPRTPPETVRTVQLAFKHATAGRNGPCAVIFDGSAITDDLPGDVTPGLWDDETQVRNWESRPTDRDVEAAADALENADRPVILAGNGVHASAGGNETGEPDAYDRLEAVADAYDAIVATSYLGKSTIPETHERAAGVIGSFGHEGANRVVSEADVLVVVGCRMNPMDTNWQAESFIRPDEQTIIHADVDSRNAGWVYPADVGLIGDAGETLTALLEASEGRDAENNWALERAAEAREDFHAPACEAESTPIKPQRVCKAIEAVVDEDTVVTADSGNNRFWLLNYFQTETTGSYYGSGGVGAMGWAAPAAVTGALLGKDAICVAGDGGFAMTMTALETAVDCDVAPTFVVLNDTSLGMVRQMDDSIPGAHFHDTNFVGVAEALGGEGVQVTDPANLDDAIADAKAASVPTVVDVRIDPDEEMADQLSSSFYDEVGGLHE from the coding sequence ATGGACGACACGCACTCCACGCAAACGACCGCCGACCGCGTCGTCGACACGCTCGAGGCGCTCGAGGTCGAGTACGTTTTCGGCTATCCGGGTGGCCGTCTCATCGAGGTGTTCGAGACCATTGGCCACCGGGACACCGACGTGACGGTCGTCCGCCCGCGAGACGAGCGCGAGGCGAGCGTCATGGCCGAGGCCTACGGCCGGATGACCGGCTCCCCTGCCGTTCTCGCCGGACAGGGGCCCTGGATCGGCAGCCTCGGCGCCATCGGCCAGATGGAAGCCAGGCTCGGCTCGTCGCCGATGGTCGTGCTCACCGAGGCCTCCGAGCGCGGCGACTACTCCACGCTCGCGCCTTACCAGCAGTCCAGGGGCGACTACGGCGGCCTCTCGCTGCCGAAGATTCTCGACGGCGTGACCAAGGAGTGGTGGTTCCCGCGTACCCCGCCGGAAACCGTCCGCACGGTCCAGCTCGCGTTCAAGCACGCGACCGCCGGTCGGAACGGTCCCTGCGCCGTCATCTTCGACGGCTCGGCGATTACGGACGACCTACCCGGGGACGTGACGCCCGGTCTCTGGGACGACGAAACCCAGGTCAGAAACTGGGAGTCGCGACCGACGGATCGCGACGTCGAAGCCGCTGCGGATGCGCTCGAGAACGCCGACCGCCCCGTCATCCTGGCGGGTAACGGCGTCCACGCGAGTGCCGGCGGCAACGAAACCGGCGAACCCGACGCCTACGACCGACTCGAGGCCGTGGCCGACGCGTACGACGCCATCGTTGCCACCTCCTATCTGGGGAAATCCACCATCCCCGAGACCCACGAGCGCGCGGCGGGCGTCATCGGCTCGTTCGGCCACGAGGGAGCGAACCGCGTCGTCAGCGAGGCGGACGTCCTGGTCGTCGTTGGCTGTCGGATGAACCCGATGGACACGAACTGGCAGGCCGAGTCGTTCATTCGCCCCGACGAACAGACGATCATTCACGCGGACGTCGACTCGCGAAACGCCGGCTGGGTCTACCCGGCCGACGTCGGCCTGATCGGCGACGCCGGTGAAACGCTCACGGCACTGCTCGAGGCGAGCGAGGGCCGCGACGCGGAAAACAACTGGGCGCTCGAGCGAGCGGCCGAGGCGCGTGAGGACTTCCACGCGCCCGCCTGCGAGGCCGAGAGTACACCCATCAAACCCCAGCGCGTGTGCAAGGCCATAGAGGCAGTCGTCGACGAGGACACGGTCGTCACCGCGGACTCCGGGAACAACCGCTTCTGGCTCCTCAACTACTTCCAGACCGAGACGACGGGAAGCTACTACGGGAGCGGCGGCGTCGGTGCGATGGGCTGGGCGGCCCCAGCCGCCGTCACGGGCGCCTTGCTCGGCAAGGACGCCATCTGCGTCGCCGGCGACGGCGGCTTCGCCATGACGATGACGGCCCTCGAGACCGCCGTGGACTGCGACGTCGCACCGACGTTCGTCGTCCTCAACGACACCTCGCTCGGCATGGTTCGCCAGATGGACGATTCGATCCCCGGCGCGCACTTTCACGACACGAACTTCGTCGGCGTGGCGGAGGCGCTCGGCGGAGAGGGCGTCCAGGTCACCGACCCCGCGAACCTCGATGACGCCATCGCGGACGCGAAGGCTGCGTCGGTCCCGACGGTCGTCGACGTACGGATCGACCCCGACGAGGAGATGGCCGACCAGCTCTCGTCGTCGTTCTACGACGAGGTCGGCGGTCTCCACGAGTAG
- a CDS encoding NAD-dependent epimerase/dehydratase family protein, with amino-acid sequence MSADTVLVTGGTGFIGSYVVEDLVEAGHDVVAFDLSTDPRILEKLGVADDIDIRRGDVSEVTDVIGAVRETGATHIVHLAALLTTTARENPRAAMNVNIEGTNNVFEAARILDDQVERVAWASSAAVFAPPTNYTANDGWVTEDDLVYPDTLYGATKEYNEHQARVYYEDHGVSHVALRPTVAYGPYRETGGSAFLANIIEKPALGEPFAVEYGDQVIDWQYVRDIAQAFRKATFAPDERLSRRVYNVRGTVATIREAAETVESIVPDADLEVSDEGELPWTQKLDMTAAKDDLGYDPEYDLETGFREYIDVLRAENGLDPL; translated from the coding sequence ATGTCTGCGGACACAGTACTCGTCACGGGTGGCACGGGATTCATCGGTTCGTACGTCGTTGAGGACCTGGTCGAAGCGGGTCACGACGTCGTCGCGTTCGACCTCTCGACAGACCCGCGGATCCTCGAGAAACTCGGCGTCGCCGACGACATCGACATCCGCCGCGGAGACGTTTCCGAGGTGACCGACGTCATCGGCGCCGTTCGTGAGACAGGCGCGACGCACATCGTCCACCTCGCCGCGCTGTTGACGACCACCGCGCGTGAGAACCCACGCGCAGCGATGAACGTCAACATCGAGGGGACGAACAACGTCTTCGAAGCCGCCCGAATTCTCGACGACCAGGTCGAGCGCGTCGCCTGGGCGTCTTCTGCCGCGGTGTTCGCGCCGCCGACGAACTACACGGCAAACGACGGCTGGGTCACCGAGGACGACCTCGTCTACCCCGACACACTCTACGGAGCGACCAAGGAGTACAACGAACACCAGGCGCGGGTCTACTACGAGGACCACGGCGTCTCCCACGTCGCACTCCGTCCGACGGTCGCCTACGGCCCTTACCGCGAGACCGGAGGCTCCGCGTTTCTGGCGAACATCATCGAGAAGCCGGCCCTCGGCGAGCCGTTCGCCGTCGAGTACGGCGACCAGGTGATCGACTGGCAGTACGTCCGGGACATCGCTCAGGCGTTCCGCAAGGCAACGTTCGCCCCCGACGAGCGCCTCTCCCGTCGCGTCTACAACGTCCGCGGGACCGTCGCGACCATCCGTGAGGCCGCCGAGACGGTCGAATCGATCGTCCCTGACGCCGACCTCGAGGTATCCGACGAGGGCGAACTCCCGTGGACCCAGAAACTCGACATGACTGCGGCGAAGGACGACCTGGGGTACGATCCCGAGTACGACCTCGAGACCGGGTTTCGGGAGTACATCGACGTGTTGCGGGCCGAAAACGGCCTCGACCCCCTCTGA